Proteins encoded in a region of the Geoanaerobacter pelophilus genome:
- a CDS encoding substrate-binding domain-containing protein — MMRKTILCLMALLLAAAPSLAEELKIGAGAAPTENVLKPAKTAFEKSTGVSLSIVANGPKQAFVDLDRGSVDAAAAGLSYDDWLALLKKEGVVVADPTAYKPVIIGKDKVVVIVHKDNPVAKLNKEQLTGIFSGKINNWKEVGGKDLAVLVVWGSLTQGTNSMFIKNVMDGAKPSSEVIPASTAEDIRQNVAANPEAVGIGPQAIVNSSVRSPETPEVARPITLITKGAPSAKVKKLLDFIKTTEK; from the coding sequence ATGATGCGAAAAACCATTCTTTGTTTAATGGCATTGCTGTTAGCTGCGGCCCCGTCCCTGGCTGAAGAGTTGAAAATCGGGGCCGGCGCCGCACCCACAGAAAACGTGCTCAAGCCAGCCAAGACCGCTTTTGAAAAAAGCACAGGAGTGAGTCTCTCCATTGTCGCCAACGGCCCCAAACAGGCGTTCGTTGATCTGGATCGAGGTAGTGTGGATGCCGCTGCCGCCGGACTGTCCTATGACGACTGGCTGGCACTCCTGAAAAAAGAAGGGGTTGTCGTTGCCGATCCGACCGCGTACAAGCCGGTTATTATTGGCAAAGACAAGGTCGTGGTCATTGTGCACAAGGATAATCCGGTGGCAAAACTCAATAAGGAGCAACTTACCGGGATCTTCAGCGGCAAGATCAATAACTGGAAGGAAGTCGGAGGTAAGGATCTGGCGGTTCTGGTTGTTTGGGGAAGTCTCACCCAGGGAACCAACTCGATGTTCATCAAAAATGTCATGGATGGCGCCAAGCCTTCAAGTGAGGTAATCCCGGCATCGACCGCCGAGGATATCCGGCAGAATGTTGCTGCCAATCCGGAGGCAGTCGGCATTGGACCTCAGGCGATAGTCAACTCATCGGTTCGGTCGCCGGAAACCCCGGAAGTCGCTCGGCCAATTACCCTGATAACCAAAGGGGCGCCTTCGGCTAAGGTTAAAAAGCTGCTTGATTTCATCAAAACGACGGAGAAATGA
- a CDS encoding putative bifunctional diguanylate cyclase/phosphodiesterase: protein MNVEIEERKNGLTLLTIEDEIGLRKSIADYFEDSGFTVIEATDGNEGLAAFRTHKPDIVFADLCMPNVHGLEIIPVMHRESPLTPVIVVSGAGMLQDAVESMKRGAWDYVSKPIRELAALEQLAYKMLARSEDLKREAERNCDLQQKLMRDQDLDSLTGLPNRKMFREQGGKMLMHESAGCLGLIDLDNFKAIKESFDHESGDQLLIEVADRLRAMSSGSNLLTRLGGDEFACLKILDAPPCPENLEQLVDNIKSAFAAPFNLKGEELLITASIGIACSPIDGETIDDLLKNADTALSRAKQQGQNSYRIYNAEISARSTGWITLQTRLRRALEKNEFVLHYQPQVDVVSGEIAGAEALIRWQPDGGKLVPPGEFIPALEESGLILDVGEWALRTACVQQRQWFLAGYPPITMSVNVSAVQFHTAQFVEKMAVILAETGMDPSFLCLELTESIVMRDVADTIDTLGKLRVLGVSLSLDDFGTGYSSLCYLRKMPISELKIDRSFIASLSHDQNSSMIVSTIISMAHCLNMRVVAEGVETMSQLEYLRTNSCQTVQGFLFSKPVPACEFPSSGFAHT from the coding sequence ATGAATGTAGAGATTGAGGAGCGAAAGAACGGGCTGACACTGCTGACGATTGAAGACGAGATCGGGCTCAGAAAAAGTATTGCCGACTATTTCGAAGACAGCGGGTTCACCGTCATAGAGGCGACTGACGGCAATGAGGGGCTGGCTGCATTCCGCACCCATAAACCTGACATCGTTTTTGCCGACCTCTGCATGCCGAACGTTCACGGCCTGGAAATCATTCCTGTGATGCACCGCGAGAGCCCCCTAACGCCGGTCATTGTCGTATCCGGCGCCGGGATGCTTCAGGATGCGGTTGAGTCGATGAAGCGCGGGGCATGGGATTACGTCTCGAAGCCGATTCGCGAGTTGGCCGCCCTCGAGCAGTTGGCGTACAAGATGTTGGCGCGTTCGGAGGATCTCAAGAGAGAAGCAGAGCGCAACTGCGACTTACAACAGAAATTAATGCGGGATCAGGACCTTGATTCGTTGACTGGCCTGCCCAATCGGAAGATGTTCAGAGAGCAGGGCGGTAAAATGCTTATGCATGAATCTGCCGGCTGCCTGGGGCTGATAGATCTTGATAATTTTAAGGCTATAAAGGAATCGTTTGATCACGAATCCGGAGATCAGCTGCTCATAGAAGTTGCCGATCGCTTGCGAGCAATGTCCTCGGGGAGCAACCTGCTGACACGGCTCGGCGGCGATGAGTTCGCCTGTTTAAAGATCCTGGATGCGCCACCATGCCCCGAAAATCTTGAGCAACTGGTAGACAACATAAAATCTGCATTTGCCGCTCCTTTCAATCTGAAGGGAGAAGAACTGCTCATTACTGCCAGTATCGGTATAGCATGCTCCCCAATTGATGGCGAGACCATTGACGATCTACTGAAGAATGCCGATACCGCCTTGTCGCGCGCAAAGCAACAGGGTCAAAACAGTTATAGGATCTACAATGCCGAGATTTCCGCCAGGTCAACAGGCTGGATAACGCTGCAAACCAGGTTGCGACGTGCTCTGGAAAAAAATGAGTTTGTCCTTCATTATCAACCCCAGGTCGATGTTGTTTCTGGTGAAATCGCCGGGGCGGAGGCGCTTATCCGATGGCAGCCGGATGGAGGGAAGCTTGTTCCACCGGGAGAGTTCATCCCAGCCCTGGAAGAGTCCGGTCTTATCCTTGATGTCGGCGAATGGGCACTGAGAACAGCATGCGTCCAACAGCGTCAATGGTTCTTGGCCGGTTATCCGCCGATCACCATGTCGGTAAATGTTTCGGCAGTGCAATTTCATACAGCTCAGTTCGTTGAAAAGATGGCGGTTATCCTTGCCGAGACGGGAATGGATCCGTCATTCCTTTGTCTTGAACTGACCGAGAGTATTGTCATGAGGGATGTGGCTGATACCATCGACACTCTTGGAAAGTTACGGGTACTAGGGGTCTCTCTTTCACTCGATGATTTCGGCACGGGCTATTCATCTCTCTGCTATCTCCGGAAAATGCCGATCAGCGAACTGAAAATTGATCGATCTTTCATTGCATCGCTGTCACATGACCAGAACAGCTCCATGATCGTCAGCACCATCATCAGCATGGCACACTGCCTGAACATGCGAGTGGTTGCAGAAGGAGTTGAGACTATGTCACAGCTGGAGTACTTGCGCACCAATAGTTGCCAGACGGTACAGGGTTTCCTGTTCAGCAAACCAGTGCCGGCGTGCGAGTTCCCTTCATCAGGCTTTGCTCATACCTAA
- a CDS encoding PAS domain S-box protein, with the protein MTSPFRIVLIPVLVFTVTVLVAFTFSLTHIYQEAESQSRIDMERRIKTFWELLRQKGDEFRVVEGKLLAGDYVINGNYELPDKIQEIFGGTATIFMGDTRVSTNVLKDDGTRAVGTRLIGDAYSAIFVNGKSYRGEATILGNPYFTAYDPIKNAKGDTLGVLYVGVEKNAFLASYDELRRDIVFAIVAIATIFSILYLLLILAGKRFATAQKLAIKFMQELIDSIPNPVFYKDLNGRYLGCNKAFEMYLGIPRDSLVGKTVYDVAPPEIADQYRISDTKLFNSPHGTIQQYESRVQNADGVLRDVIFYKSRFSDHNGSLGGLVGSILDISERKNAEDALRSLQFQQQAILDNIPDMVWLKDVESRFLTVNEAFCKACGRTPQEIAGKCDSDIWPLDLAEQYRRDDILVMDSLAQKSGEELISDTAGNRTWIETVKMPVLDNAGKLIGTTGIARDINARKQAELVLRRNEQNLANIVSSLPDATWAIDTMGRIIAWNRECEEMTGFKAEAMLGKDNYEYAIPFYGERRPILIDVALEPNPQLENSYVSFERSGDAVGAEIFVPHFRTEGMYLWGTARRLYDASGKLIGAIESVRDITEKKQSQIRERSRSEILEHIAKGSSFSAVLDVITLSVEREKPGALCSILLANKEGTRLFHGSAPSLPDNYIKAVDGTRIGKGIGSCGTSAYLRERVIVENIDTHPYWRNFHPAAEAGLKSCWSEPILSSGGKLLGTFAIYYRESRLPGPDAIRLIESAAHFASIAIEHAETENALRESERNYRELVENANSIILRMDTCGRVTFFNEFAQRFFGYTEDELIGRHVIGTIVQEEGSAGQCLADMISGICESPEKYALNENENIKKSGERIRISWSNKACLDDNGNLREILCVGQDITERKRLQEMLVQTEKMMTVGGLAAGTAHELNNPLGAILQNAQNIIRRVSPGLHANEKAAAEIGMEFDKIRTYMEHRGIIEMLKHIDVSVNKAADIVSNLLTLSQKSVSLVEMSRLSDLADKAIALAAADYTLKKKFQFHQLNIIREYAADLPEVPVNAQEIEQVIFNILKNAAQALSGADPAKDPRIIIRTSIQGRFAQLEIEDNGSGIRPEFIPRLFEPFFTTRGVGGGVGLGLSVAYSLIVNNHSGQILVDSAFGAGSSFKVLLPLK; encoded by the coding sequence ATGACGTCACCTTTCAGGATAGTTCTCATTCCCGTACTGGTTTTCACGGTAACTGTGCTGGTTGCCTTTACCTTTTCTCTCACCCATATTTACCAGGAAGCCGAGTCGCAGTCCCGGATAGATATGGAGCGGAGAATAAAGACCTTTTGGGAATTGCTCCGGCAAAAAGGGGACGAGTTCAGGGTGGTTGAGGGAAAGTTGCTCGCCGGAGACTATGTTATCAATGGCAACTATGAACTGCCCGACAAGATCCAGGAGATTTTTGGCGGTACGGCAACAATCTTCATGGGTGATACCCGGGTTTCCACCAACGTCCTCAAAGATGACGGCACTCGTGCGGTAGGCACCAGGCTGATCGGCGATGCCTACAGCGCCATCTTTGTCAACGGCAAGTCATACCGTGGCGAGGCAACGATTCTCGGTAACCCTTATTTCACCGCCTATGACCCTATAAAAAACGCCAAAGGTGACACTCTCGGTGTTTTGTATGTCGGGGTAGAAAAGAATGCCTTTCTAGCCAGTTATGATGAGCTCCGCAGGGACATAGTGTTTGCAATTGTTGCCATTGCCACGATCTTCTCTATTCTGTATCTGCTGCTAATCCTTGCCGGTAAACGTTTCGCGACAGCCCAGAAACTGGCGATCAAATTCATGCAGGAGCTGATTGATTCCATACCAAACCCTGTCTTTTACAAGGATCTAAATGGCAGATATCTTGGCTGCAACAAGGCTTTTGAGATGTATCTCGGCATTCCCAGAGATTCTCTTGTCGGGAAAACTGTTTACGATGTTGCTCCTCCTGAGATAGCTGATCAATACCGGATAAGCGATACAAAGCTTTTCAACTCCCCGCATGGCACAATCCAGCAGTATGAATCCAGGGTTCAGAATGCTGATGGCGTCCTCCGAGATGTGATTTTTTATAAATCGCGGTTTTCAGACCATAATGGATCTCTCGGAGGGTTGGTAGGCAGCATTCTCGATATCTCAGAGCGTAAAAATGCCGAAGATGCCCTCAGGTCTCTACAGTTCCAGCAGCAGGCTATTCTCGACAATATCCCGGACATGGTGTGGCTCAAGGATGTTGAAAGTCGCTTTCTGACGGTCAATGAAGCTTTCTGCAAGGCCTGCGGGCGTACTCCGCAAGAAATTGCCGGAAAGTGTGACAGCGACATCTGGCCCCTCGACCTCGCTGAACAATACCGGCGAGACGATATTCTTGTCATGGACTCCCTGGCGCAAAAGAGTGGTGAAGAGTTGATTTCAGACACGGCAGGCAACCGTACGTGGATTGAAACGGTCAAAATGCCGGTTTTGGACAATGCCGGCAAGCTGATCGGCACAACCGGTATCGCCAGAGACATCAATGCCAGAAAACAGGCCGAACTGGTCTTACGGAGGAATGAACAGAACCTGGCTAATATTGTCAGCTCTTTGCCTGATGCCACCTGGGCAATAGATACCATGGGCCGGATCATCGCTTGGAACAGGGAATGCGAAGAGATGACCGGTTTTAAGGCAGAGGCCATGCTTGGCAAGGACAATTACGAATATGCCATCCCCTTCTATGGAGAACGGCGGCCAATCCTTATCGATGTTGCTCTTGAGCCAAATCCCCAACTTGAAAACAGCTATGTTTCATTCGAGCGAAGCGGGGATGCCGTCGGCGCAGAGATATTCGTCCCGCATTTTCGCACTGAGGGGATGTATCTCTGGGGGACAGCCCGGCGACTTTATGACGCCTCCGGCAAGCTGATCGGCGCCATCGAATCTGTTCGCGATATTACCGAGAAAAAGCAGAGCCAGATACGTGAACGGTCTCGCTCTGAAATACTTGAGCATATTGCCAAAGGCAGTTCGTTTTCAGCGGTTCTCGATGTTATCACCCTATCAGTGGAACGTGAGAAACCAGGGGCACTATGCTCCATCCTGCTTGCCAACAAAGAGGGGACCAGGCTATTCCACGGGTCAGCTCCAAGTCTGCCGGATAATTACATAAAGGCTGTTGACGGTACCCGCATCGGCAAAGGCATCGGCTCCTGTGGTACCTCTGCCTATCTCCGGGAGCGGGTAATCGTCGAAAATATCGATACCCACCCTTACTGGCGAAACTTTCATCCGGCAGCTGAAGCCGGCCTTAAATCATGCTGGTCCGAGCCGATTCTCTCCTCTGGCGGCAAGCTGCTCGGCACCTTTGCTATCTATTATCGAGAAAGCCGCTTGCCTGGACCTGATGCGATCCGGCTCATAGAGTCGGCAGCCCACTTTGCCAGCATCGCCATAGAGCATGCCGAGACTGAGAACGCTCTCAGGGAGAGCGAGCGCAACTACCGGGAACTGGTGGAAAATGCCAACAGTATTATCCTTCGGATGGATACTTGCGGACGGGTTACTTTTTTCAACGAGTTTGCCCAACGTTTCTTTGGTTACACCGAAGATGAACTGATCGGTCGGCACGTCATCGGAACTATTGTGCAGGAAGAGGGAAGTGCCGGTCAATGCCTGGCGGATATGATCAGTGGTATCTGCGAAAGCCCAGAAAAATATGCCTTGAACGAGAACGAGAACATCAAAAAAAGCGGCGAACGGATACGCATCTCCTGGTCAAATAAGGCTTGCCTGGACGATAACGGCAACCTCAGAGAAATTCTCTGCGTTGGGCAGGATATAACCGAGCGCAAGCGGCTTCAGGAGATGCTGGTCCAAACTGAAAAGATGATGACCGTCGGCGGTCTTGCCGCAGGTACGGCCCACGAACTGAACAACCCTCTCGGTGCTATCCTGCAGAACGCCCAGAATATAATCCGCCGGGTTTCCCCCGGTCTCCATGCAAACGAAAAGGCGGCCGCAGAAATCGGCATGGAATTCGATAAAATCCGGACATATATGGAACATAGAGGGATTATCGAAATGCTCAAGCATATCGATGTGTCAGTGAACAAGGCAGCCGATATTGTCTCGAACCTGCTCACCTTGAGCCAAAAGAGCGTTTCCCTGGTAGAGATGTCCCGTCTTTCGGATCTTGCCGACAAGGCAATAGCTCTCGCGGCAGCTGACTATACCCTGAAGAAGAAATTTCAGTTTCACCAGCTTAACATTATCCGGGAATATGCTGCAGATCTGCCGGAAGTGCCTGTCAATGCTCAAGAGATCGAACAGGTGATTTTCAATATCCTGAAGAATGCTGCCCAGGCGCTGTCAGGCGCTGATCCTGCCAAAGATCCAAGAATAATCATCCGTACATCCATACAAGGCAGATTTGCCCAGCTTGAAATCGAAGATAACGGCTCAGGGATCAGGCCAGAGTTTATCCCGAGACTTTTTGAACCGTTCTTTACTACCAGAGGAGTTGGCGGAGGCGTAGGACTGGGGCTTTCCGTTGCCTACTCACTTATTGTCAATAACCACAGTGGCCAAATCTTAGTCGATTCCGCCTTCGGAGCGGGAAGCAGCTTCAAGGTGCTGCTGCCGCTTAAGTAA
- a CDS encoding methyl-accepting chemotaxis protein has translation MKKWSDFKVGTKLMVLVTSACLALTVVGSQGLMGMRNANHSLAESNSSMEQTALLGQMKSDFLAMRLDLVYMMALKDEVKLREKWLDFSAKTSAVRESLKKFQTFKLDAREAEAIISFKDGFDQYVMTGTKLGEMLLAAHAAGSGSALSDAIKYGTGVVAPLYNKPAETVATLVAENVKQGAAMFSAYSATYKRSFAVTLGIIAASVIGAFLLGLFIASSVTGPLNMVFAAMKNLAAGDLSTRCQINTKDEMGLLAVEVNLMAEKLNHTIALVAQNGIEVASAANQLHSTSEQIATGTEQVAAQTQTVATASDEMAATTSDIARNCHVAADNAGKVNEAALTSAEIVQHTISVMSLISDRVKESAQKVETLGARSEEIGEIIGTIEDIADQTNLLALNAAIEAARAGEQGRGFAVVADEVRALAERTTSATKQIAQTIKTIQQETRGAVQSMVEGVREVETGTSEAARSSAALQNILDQIGSLSMQVNQIATAAEEQTATTGEITNNIQQIASVVQLTANGSQESSAAAAELARLAEELRSQVEQFKLAA, from the coding sequence ATGAAAAAATGGAGTGATTTCAAGGTCGGAACAAAGCTGATGGTTCTGGTGACATCTGCTTGTTTGGCGCTGACAGTTGTAGGCTCGCAAGGACTGATGGGAATGCGTAATGCCAACCACAGCTTGGCGGAGTCTAACAGCAGCATGGAGCAGACTGCACTGCTGGGCCAGATGAAGAGCGATTTTCTCGCCATGCGGCTCGATCTTGTCTACATGATGGCACTCAAAGATGAGGTAAAGCTTAGGGAGAAGTGGCTAGACTTTTCTGCTAAAACCTCTGCAGTCAGGGAATCTTTGAAAAAATTCCAGACATTTAAGCTCGATGCCCGTGAAGCTGAGGCGATAATCTCCTTTAAGGACGGTTTTGACCAGTACGTAATGACAGGTACCAAGCTGGGTGAGATGCTGCTTGCCGCGCATGCCGCCGGCAGTGGGAGCGCCCTCTCCGATGCCATCAAATATGGCACTGGCGTTGTCGCCCCTCTCTATAACAAGCCTGCTGAGACTGTTGCCACACTTGTTGCTGAGAACGTCAAGCAGGGGGCGGCGATGTTCTCAGCCTACAGCGCCACATATAAACGCTCCTTCGCCGTAACGCTTGGCATTATTGCCGCCTCGGTCATCGGGGCGTTCCTGCTCGGTCTTTTTATTGCCAGTTCTGTGACAGGTCCATTGAACATGGTATTTGCCGCCATGAAAAACCTGGCTGCCGGCGATCTCAGTACCCGCTGTCAGATAAACACCAAAGATGAAATGGGTCTTCTTGCAGTTGAAGTTAATCTGATGGCGGAAAAACTGAATCATACCATTGCCCTTGTTGCTCAAAACGGGATTGAGGTCGCTTCTGCCGCCAATCAGCTGCATTCAACCTCAGAACAGATCGCCACAGGCACTGAGCAGGTTGCCGCACAGACCCAGACCGTTGCCACTGCCAGTGATGAAATGGCGGCAACAACATCGGACATTGCCCGCAACTGCCATGTTGCAGCCGACAATGCCGGCAAGGTCAACGAGGCTGCCCTGACCAGTGCCGAGATCGTGCAGCACACCATCTCCGTAATGAGCCTTATCTCCGACCGGGTCAAGGAGTCGGCTCAAAAGGTGGAGACCCTTGGAGCACGCTCCGAAGAGATCGGCGAGATCATCGGGACCATAGAAGATATTGCCGACCAGACCAACCTGCTGGCGTTGAATGCCGCAATCGAAGCTGCAAGGGCAGGAGAGCAGGGACGGGGTTTTGCTGTCGTAGCCGATGAAGTGCGAGCCCTGGCCGAAAGGACCACCAGCGCAACCAAGCAGATTGCCCAAACTATAAAGACCATTCAGCAGGAGACCCGCGGCGCAGTACAGTCAATGGTTGAAGGGGTTAGGGAGGTGGAAACCGGCACCTCTGAGGCCGCACGGTCCAGCGCAGCCCTCCAGAACATTCTTGACCAGATTGGCTCACTCTCGATGCAGGTCAACCAGATAGCTACTGCAGCCGAAGAGCAGACCGCAACAACCGGTGAGATAACCAATAACATTCAGCAGATTGCATCCGTTGTCCAGTTGACGGCTAACGGCTCTCAGGAATCGTCAGCCGCTGCTGCCGAACTGGCTCGTTTGGCCGAAGAGCTGCGCTCACAGGTGGAGCAGTTCAAGCTTGCAGCGTGA
- a CDS encoding sigma-54-dependent transcriptional regulator: MNTILIIDDEPAVLSSFAAFFEDCGYRVLKAANGYEGLDLFRQHRPDIVFTDLRMPELDGFALLSLVKEESLETPVIVISGIGVIADAIRAVKMGAFDFISKPVRDLTELEIIAKKALETKELRCEVAALRDRILDGKLLHKEAFRAIITNDPGMTRIFQYIEAISPSSQPILISGQTGTGKELVAGAIHKASGRKGQFVPLNLGGLDDQMFSDTLFGHLKGAYTGADRLREGMITQAANGTLFLDEIGELTDSSQVRLLRLLQEQEYFPLGSDAPRKSSARVVAATNRDLTVMVKEGRFRQDLFYRLCTHQVQLPPLARRKEDIPLLLDYFLDEAATTMNKPKPAITPELYHYLNTYAFPGNVRELKSMAYDAVARHKHGSLPKESFVNAMGKGLGAESFSHEETLALIPVAGDRMPTLKEAEEALVSKALQLADGNQGVAARYLGITRQGLNKMLNRKKER; encoded by the coding sequence GTGAATACTATACTGATCATTGATGACGAGCCAGCGGTTCTTAGCAGCTTTGCCGCTTTTTTTGAAGACTGTGGCTACCGGGTTCTGAAGGCGGCTAATGGCTATGAAGGGTTGGACCTTTTCAGGCAGCACCGGCCAGACATAGTGTTTACCGACCTCCGCATGCCCGAGCTTGACGGGTTTGCCCTGCTCTCGCTAGTGAAGGAAGAGAGTCTTGAAACTCCGGTGATTGTGATTTCGGGAATCGGGGTCATTGCTGATGCCATCAGGGCGGTAAAAATGGGGGCGTTCGATTTTATTTCAAAGCCGGTGAGAGATCTGACAGAGCTGGAGATCATCGCGAAAAAGGCTTTGGAGACAAAGGAACTCCGCTGCGAAGTTGCGGCGCTCAGGGATCGAATCCTTGATGGCAAACTCCTCCACAAAGAGGCTTTCCGTGCCATAATAACCAACGACCCTGGGATGACCAGGATTTTTCAATATATTGAAGCGATCTCGCCAAGCAGTCAGCCGATACTGATCAGCGGCCAGACCGGAACCGGTAAGGAGCTCGTCGCAGGTGCCATACACAAGGCAAGCGGCAGAAAAGGGCAATTCGTCCCCTTGAACCTGGGTGGGCTGGATGACCAGATGTTCTCGGACACGCTTTTCGGGCACCTCAAAGGCGCATACACTGGCGCCGATCGACTGCGGGAAGGGATGATAACCCAGGCTGCCAATGGCACCCTGTTTCTTGACGAAATCGGTGAACTGACGGATTCTTCTCAAGTCAGGTTGTTGCGGTTGCTACAGGAACAGGAGTATTTTCCCCTTGGCTCTGATGCCCCTCGTAAGAGCAGCGCCAGGGTTGTTGCAGCAACAAACCGGGACCTCACCGTCATGGTCAAGGAAGGTCGTTTCCGCCAGGACCTTTTTTACCGGCTTTGTACCCACCAAGTCCAACTCCCCCCTCTTGCCAGACGCAAGGAGGATATCCCATTGTTGCTGGACTATTTTCTGGATGAGGCTGCGACAACTATGAACAAGCCGAAGCCGGCCATTACTCCAGAATTGTATCACTACCTGAATACCTATGCCTTTCCAGGCAATGTCCGTGAACTGAAGTCTATGGCATATGATGCCGTTGCCAGGCATAAGCACGGCTCGCTCCCCAAGGAAAGTTTCGTAAATGCCATGGGAAAAGGTTTGGGAGCTGAATCCTTTTCTCATGAAGAGACGCTCGCCCTCATCCCGGTTGCCGGCGACCGGATGCCGACTCTCAAGGAAGCAGAGGAAGCTCTGGTTAGCAAGGCCCTGCAGTTGGCTGACGGCAACCAGGGTGTTGCCGCCCGTTATTTGGGAATCACCCGCCAAGGTCTGAACAAAATGCTCAATCGCAAAAAAGAGCGTTGA
- a CDS encoding thioredoxin family protein: MVSYLVHCPSCGTANSIPADKEGVTGRCGSCKSPLPQLYWRPQQLSDKTFDSFVKNFPGPILAEFWAPWUPHCTSFAPAVRTVAEKLAGTTAVVQVNTQENSLLPVRFAVRGIPVMVLIRNGKAVAELGGAQSAEAVIAWFRQHQAKSG; the protein is encoded by the coding sequence ATGGTGAGTTATCTGGTTCACTGCCCGTCCTGTGGCACAGCCAATAGTATTCCGGCCGATAAGGAAGGGGTAACAGGTCGTTGCGGCAGCTGTAAAAGCCCCCTGCCACAGCTTTACTGGCGACCGCAACAACTCTCAGACAAGACTTTCGACAGTTTCGTCAAAAACTTTCCCGGTCCCATCCTGGCCGAGTTCTGGGCTCCCTGGTGACCGCACTGCACCTCATTCGCACCGGCGGTGCGAACAGTTGCGGAGAAACTGGCAGGCACAACAGCGGTCGTTCAGGTGAATACCCAGGAAAACAGCCTGTTGCCGGTGAGGTTTGCGGTACGGGGAATTCCAGTCATGGTGCTCATCCGCAACGGAAAGGCCGTGGCAGAACTTGGTGGTGCCCAGTCAGCTGAGGCGGTAATCGCCTGGTTCAGGCAGCATCAAGCGAAGAGCGGCTAA
- a CDS encoding Hsp20/alpha crystallin family protein: MAAHGITEKNEERAVQSREETRSSEKYIKPAVNIIETEEGLTLTADLPGAIKDALDVNVEKGILTISAPVNHNMPGRPDYTEFELASYYRQFSIPESLDHEKAKAEFTNGILTLRVPKAEVAKPRKIEVKVG; this comes from the coding sequence ATGGCAGCGCACGGAATCACTGAAAAGAATGAGGAAAGAGCTGTACAAAGCCGTGAAGAGACGCGGTCTAGCGAAAAATATATCAAGCCTGCGGTAAATATCATTGAGACCGAGGAAGGGCTCACCCTGACTGCAGATCTTCCCGGTGCAATCAAAGATGCTCTGGATGTGAATGTGGAGAAAGGGATTCTGACCATCAGCGCGCCGGTCAACCACAACATGCCCGGTCGGCCGGATTACACGGAATTCGAACTGGCTTCATACTACCGGCAGTTTTCAATTCCCGAGAGTCTTGACCACGAAAAGGCCAAGGCCGAGTTCACCAACGGCATTCTGACTCTGCGGGTGCCCAAGGCTGAAGTTGCCAAGCCGAGGAAGATTGAAGTCAAGGTCGGCTAG
- a CDS encoding Hsp20/alpha crystallin family protein, whose product MASWDVFRELDNLRREIDEAFRGAGLNRPFGTAVLSPATARRFPLVNFSEDEGHIYVEALVPGVDPKEIDLSVLRNTVTISGERKPFVEQQGQIVHRSELGSGKFSRTLELPADIDPNNISAECRDGIMTVTMAKAEHAKPKKIDIRPA is encoded by the coding sequence ATGGCAAGCTGGGATGTATTCAGAGAATTGGACAACCTTAGAAGGGAGATCGATGAGGCGTTTCGTGGAGCAGGATTAAACCGGCCGTTTGGCACAGCTGTACTTTCGCCGGCAACTGCTCGCCGATTCCCGCTGGTCAACTTCAGTGAAGATGAAGGGCACATTTATGTGGAAGCGCTGGTGCCCGGCGTCGATCCCAAGGAGATCGACCTCTCGGTACTACGCAATACCGTCACCATCAGCGGAGAGCGGAAGCCGTTTGTCGAACAGCAGGGCCAGATCGTACACCGCTCGGAGCTTGGTTCCGGCAAGTTTTCCCGTACTCTGGAATTGCCGGCCGATATCGATCCGAACAACATCTCTGCCGAGTGCAGGGACGGCATCATGACGGTCACCATGGCCAAGGCCGAACATGCCAAGCCGAAGAAGATCGACATCAGGCCAGCCTGA